In the genome of Sinobacterium caligoides, one region contains:
- a CDS encoding RNA recognition motif domain-containing protein encodes MKILVRNLDRSTTEAELLALFEASGSVQSCTIVNDKETGLSKGFGFVEMPKPGDSKAAIKSLNGKQVGGNKIRVKKADQ; translated from the coding sequence ATGAAAATACTCGTCCGTAACCTTGATCGCTCTACCACCGAAGCCGAACTACTCGCTCTATTCGAGGCCAGTGGCAGCGTTCAATCCTGTACTATCGTCAACGATAAAGAAACGGGACTCTCCAAAGGCTTCGGCTTTGTTGAGATGCCCAAGCCCGGCGACAGCAAGGCGGCCATCAAGAGCCTCAACGGCAAACAGGTTGGCGGCAACAAGATTCGCGTTAAGAAAGCCGACCAGTAA
- a CDS encoding Fur family transcriptional regulator, which translates to MKNIKHIIDHAEQHCAKHGARLTRKRKQVLSGLLTSTKALSAYELIGVCKEECGETLPVMSIYRILDFLVDENLAHKLDLANKYIACEHISCSHPHVVSQFLICRHCSKVREISVNRSVIDDFQASAQSAGFPQISSQLELSCICEECLNESG; encoded by the coding sequence ATGAAAAATATTAAGCACATTATCGACCATGCCGAGCAGCACTGCGCCAAACATGGGGCTCGTTTAACGCGTAAGCGCAAACAGGTTCTATCAGGCTTGTTAACATCAACTAAAGCCCTGTCGGCTTATGAGCTGATTGGTGTTTGTAAGGAAGAGTGTGGTGAGACGTTACCCGTAATGTCGATCTACCGGATACTGGACTTTTTGGTTGATGAAAACTTGGCCCACAAGCTAGACCTAGCTAATAAGTACATTGCTTGTGAGCATATTAGCTGTAGCCACCCCCACGTTGTTTCTCAGTTCTTAATCTGTCGACATTGCAGTAAGGTGCGGGAGATTAGTGTGAATCGCTCGGTCATCGATGACTTTCAGGCAAGTGCGCAGAGCGCAGGCTTTCCGCAGATCAGTTCGCAGCTTGAGTTGAGCTGTATTTGTGAAGAGTGTCTCAATGAGTCTGGCTAG
- a CDS encoding dihydroorotase gives MSATLIKNARIVNQGCVLEADLRIQGQRISQIASELSATAQDRIVEADGQYLLPGMIDDQVHFREPGLTHKGTIASESRAAVAGGITSYMEMPNVSPATTTIEALELKYAIGERDSMANYSFYLGATEDNLEQIKLLDVSKHCGVKVFMGASTGDLLVEKPSALEGIFRESPVLIVTHCESGQVIASNMAKFSSADKEPTIFDHPIIRDTEACYASSSYAVSLAKQYQSQLHVLHITTEKELSLFEPGPIASKNITAEACVHHLWFSDHDYARLGNSIKCNPSIKSRSDRDALIQALHNQQIDIIATDHAPHTWQEKQQAYHRAPAGLPLVQHALLSLLDHVQHQRLSIEHVVEKTAHNPAIRYGIEERGFISEGYYADLVLVDIKQPTRVTQDSLLYHCGWSPFINHQFSSSICSTWVNGQQVYDGNNIVKSALPAQRLMFNR, from the coding sequence ATGAGCGCAACATTGATCAAAAATGCTCGCATTGTCAATCAAGGCTGCGTGCTAGAGGCAGATTTGCGGATACAAGGGCAGCGTATCAGTCAGATTGCCTCAGAGTTAAGCGCGACTGCGCAAGATCGCATTGTAGAGGCTGATGGGCAATACCTGCTACCGGGTATGATCGATGATCAAGTGCATTTCCGCGAGCCGGGCTTAACCCACAAGGGAACCATTGCCAGTGAATCTCGTGCGGCGGTTGCAGGCGGTATAACCAGTTATATGGAAATGCCTAATGTTAGTCCTGCAACCACAACGATAGAGGCGTTAGAGCTTAAATATGCCATAGGTGAGCGCGACTCGATGGCGAATTATTCGTTTTATCTTGGTGCGACAGAGGATAATCTCGAGCAAATTAAGTTGTTGGACGTCTCAAAGCACTGTGGTGTAAAAGTTTTTATGGGTGCCTCTACCGGTGACTTACTCGTAGAAAAGCCAAGTGCATTAGAGGGGATTTTTCGTGAAAGCCCGGTTCTGATTGTCACCCATTGTGAAAGCGGGCAGGTGATTGCGAGTAATATGGCTAAGTTTAGCAGTGCGGATAAGGAGCCAACGATATTCGATCACCCCATTATTCGTGATACCGAGGCCTGCTATGCCTCCTCCTCCTACGCCGTGAGTTTGGCTAAGCAATATCAAAGCCAGCTTCATGTATTGCATATCACCACGGAAAAAGAGTTGAGCCTATTTGAGCCGGGCCCGATTGCGTCGAAGAATATTACAGCGGAAGCGTGTGTTCACCACCTTTGGTTCAGTGATCATGACTACGCTCGTCTAGGAAATTCCATTAAATGTAACCCGTCGATTAAATCGCGCAGTGATCGCGATGCGTTAATACAGGCATTGCATAATCAGCAGATAGATATTATTGCGACTGATCATGCGCCACATACCTGGCAAGAAAAGCAGCAAGCCTATCATCGCGCCCCGGCGGGTTTACCGTTAGTTCAACATGCGTTATTAAGTCTACTCGATCATGTACAACACCAACGGCTTAGCATTGAGCATGTGGTTGAGAAAACAGCGCACAACCCTGCCATACGTTATGGGATTGAAGAGCGTGGCTTTATCAGCGAAGGCTATTACGCCGATTTAGTGTTGGTGGATATAAAGCAGCCGACAAGGGTGACGCAGGATTCACTCCTCTACCATTGCGGTTGGAGCCCCTTCATTAATCATCAGTTTTCCTCAAGCATTTGCAGTACCTGGGTCAATGGGCAGCAGGTGTATGATGGGAATAATATTGTTAAATCTGCACTGCCTGCACAGCGTCTTATGTTCAACAGATAA
- a CDS encoding cold-shock protein: MSTTGTVKWFNETKGFGFIEQENGPDVFAHFRSINGTGFKTLVEGQKVKFDVTQGQKGPQAENIEVI, encoded by the coding sequence ATGTCTACTACCGGTACCGTTAAGTGGTTCAACGAAACTAAAGGTTTTGGCTTCATCGAGCAAGAGAACGGCCCAGACGTTTTCGCTCACTTCCGTTCAATCAACGGAACAGGCTTCAAAACTCTTGTTGAAGGCCAGAAGGTTAAGTTCGACGTGACTCAGGGCCAGAAGGGTCCACAAGCTGAGAACATCGAAGTTATCTAA
- the hisI gene encoding phosphoribosyl-AMP cyclohydrolase has product MYQAFFHALEDSADGENLALSHVIEKLSFNESGLIPVITQDAKSKEILMLAWMNKASLEMTITTKRMTYWSRSRQQLWVKGETSGHTQALVSMAFDCDGDTVLCQVDQLGAACHTGRKNCFYLNVGLESQQVFIEGEASKI; this is encoded by the coding sequence ATGTATCAAGCATTTTTTCATGCGTTAGAAGATAGTGCTGATGGCGAAAACCTGGCCTTGAGTCACGTGATTGAAAAATTGTCATTTAATGAATCAGGCTTAATTCCAGTCATTACTCAAGACGCTAAGAGTAAAGAGATACTGATGCTGGCGTGGATGAACAAAGCCTCTTTGGAGATGACGATAACCACCAAACGTATGACTTATTGGTCGCGAAGTCGCCAGCAGCTTTGGGTTAAGGGCGAAACCAGTGGGCATACACAAGCCCTAGTTTCGATGGCTTTTGATTGTGATGGCGATACGGTGCTGTGCCAGGTTGATCAATTGGGGGCAGCTTGTCATACCGGCAGGAAGAACTGCTTTTATCTCAATGTCGGCCTTGAAAGTCAGCAAGTTTTTATTGAAGGGGAGGCGTCGAAAATATGA
- the def gene encoding peptide deformylase, whose product MEETLPVSQLGATVIREVAAPVSDIPSSAMKHLVAAMIATCEQAGGVGIAAPQVGESKRLFIMASEPNARYPDAPKMAPTPVFNPRILSMSESEESAWEGCLSLPGVRGWVPRATSIEVSYYDAEGVFVERLFEGFLARLFQHEYDHLNGVVFIDRVRSTRDIIMEAEYQRLLQVE is encoded by the coding sequence ATGGAAGAGACCTTGCCGGTGAGCCAGTTGGGCGCGACCGTCATACGAGAGGTGGCGGCACCCGTAAGCGATATTCCGTCTTCAGCAATGAAGCATCTTGTTGCAGCGATGATAGCCACCTGTGAGCAGGCCGGAGGCGTGGGCATTGCAGCGCCACAGGTCGGCGAGTCTAAGCGCCTATTCATCATGGCCAGCGAGCCCAATGCGCGCTACCCCGATGCCCCAAAGATGGCACCGACGCCGGTGTTCAATCCGCGTATTCTCAGCATGAGTGAGAGCGAGGAGAGTGCTTGGGAAGGGTGCTTGTCGTTGCCGGGTGTGCGTGGTTGGGTGCCGCGTGCGACCAGCATTGAGGTCAGTTACTACGACGCCGAGGGCGTTTTTGTTGAACGTTTATTTGAGGGCTTTCTCGCTCGCTTATTTCAGCACGAATACGATCACTTGAACGGTGTGGTGTTTATCGATCGAGTGCGCAGTACACGCGATATCATCATGGAGGCGGAGTATCAGCGCTTGTTGCAGGTGGAGTAA